From the Flavimarina sp. Hel_I_48 genome, one window contains:
- a CDS encoding Eco57I restriction-modification methylase domain-containing protein, protein MLFFYLDENDRSNRELEIHKQVWSFDNSPVIFVIKKQDVKVYNALNYHKKEKSLEEIPLSPEERQERFSFWNLQSGSTWKWLQQEYLETTKKNKYRKRVNERLFQNIRSVRQILIDEPNGLTENEANSLILRLIFIRYLIDRGVKIDDEEIRGNSLDEKRLSFSRIIQEPTKLDNLFSRLNKNFNGVLFKEVNIKLTSKQSQFLADVFKGEIQEQGAIFEGYYFHIFDFSIIPVEVISGIYESLIDEEKRKLDAAVYTPPFLVEYVLNDTVDKYLANSTSSSCKIFEVAVGSGIFLVQSLRKMIEKEIDLKGKKNNKDFSKRIRNIAKENLYGIDINPEALKVTCFSIYIALLDYQSPKDIEKYPFPNFLGENLFEADCFDLDHQFNEVVKKQKPNFILGNPPWKKDKSLKHLKWINSTKIHNRKITGKLEIAQSFLLRSQDFMQPDTVAALIVTSTIFYNVSTTTREFKHKFLTSFCLDKFLDLSPVKQTLFEQQESPTSIAFYRLANNKNYLENVVEHLSIKVNSFLKYFKMLVIEKYDNKKISQRHFLENDWMFKVALYGNILDFGLIKRLESQNAFKISDLVDGDTLYGGAGISRGKDAKPFPNMIGMPIVENSEINEYYTQVDKANTLEESDVNLARGREIDIFKGKKILLKEQSKNWNKPVISYCDSDSVFRKGTFAISSLNEEIIKPLYGLLISEMATYYMFLIASAWGVGTRPAIRFVDEFLKIPYREPGKGLKNDLINLVNKFLNPFKKHYSEFNLGEPEFDDSVFSQINKLINEVYEIKEYEKDLIDYALNVSRYQFQESKQYLVIDFTQLNPEHYRNRDLVLKKYAEVYLKEMGDLYNAEFIQIEIYPLDHFIAMNFVFLSKEPKDKIIYPQDKNNEKEVLRRLASNLSISQITNTKDPSKNLFIQKDIKGFETNSFYIIKPNEYKCWHRALAWYDVAEFRNTIEQAELNSLSSEINDF, encoded by the coding sequence TTGCTATTTTTTTATCTCGATGAAAATGATCGATCAAATCGGGAGTTAGAAATTCATAAACAGGTATGGTCTTTCGATAACTCACCGGTAATTTTTGTAATTAAAAAACAAGATGTAAAGGTTTATAATGCCTTGAATTACCATAAAAAAGAAAAGAGTCTTGAAGAAATCCCCTTGAGTCCAGAGGAAAGACAGGAGAGGTTTTCTTTTTGGAATCTTCAAAGCGGATCTACGTGGAAATGGCTACAACAAGAATATTTAGAAACTACAAAAAAGAACAAATATAGAAAAAGAGTAAATGAGCGTCTATTTCAAAATATAAGATCGGTTAGGCAAATTTTAATTGATGAACCTAATGGACTTACCGAAAATGAAGCGAACTCTTTAATTCTCCGATTAATTTTTATTCGTTATTTAATTGATAGAGGGGTTAAAATCGATGATGAAGAAATAAGAGGTAATTCCTTAGACGAGAAAAGACTTAGTTTTAGTAGAATAATACAGGAACCAACTAAACTGGATAACTTATTCAGCAGGCTCAATAAAAATTTCAATGGTGTTTTATTCAAGGAAGTCAATATTAAATTAACTTCAAAACAGTCTCAATTCCTAGCGGATGTTTTTAAAGGGGAAATACAAGAACAGGGCGCAATATTCGAGGGGTATTATTTTCATATTTTTGATTTCTCAATTATTCCTGTAGAAGTAATCTCTGGTATTTACGAATCATTAATTGATGAAGAAAAAAGGAAATTGGACGCAGCGGTATATACGCCTCCTTTTTTAGTAGAATATGTTTTAAATGATACGGTCGATAAATATTTAGCGAATAGCACTTCTTCTTCTTGTAAAATATTCGAAGTAGCTGTAGGTTCCGGTATTTTTTTAGTTCAGTCTTTGAGAAAGATGATTGAAAAAGAAATCGACCTAAAAGGAAAAAAGAATAATAAGGATTTTAGCAAACGCATTCGAAACATTGCCAAAGAAAATCTTTACGGAATCGATATTAATCCAGAAGCTTTAAAAGTAACCTGCTTCTCTATATATATTGCTCTTTTGGATTATCAAAGTCCAAAGGATATCGAAAAATACCCTTTCCCAAACTTCTTGGGAGAAAACCTATTTGAAGCAGATTGTTTCGACTTAGACCATCAATTTAATGAAGTAGTCAAAAAGCAAAAACCGAATTTCATATTAGGAAATCCTCCTTGGAAAAAGGATAAATCCCTTAAGCATTTAAAATGGATCAATTCTACTAAAATTCATAATAGAAAGATTACGGGCAAATTAGAAATTGCACAATCTTTTTTATTACGTTCGCAAGATTTTATGCAACCGGATACTGTGGCAGCTTTAATAGTAACCAGTACAATTTTCTATAATGTTTCAACCACTACAAGGGAATTTAAACATAAATTCCTGACATCTTTCTGCCTAGATAAATTTTTAGATCTTTCACCCGTAAAACAAACTCTTTTTGAGCAGCAAGAGAGCCCAACTTCTATAGCTTTTTATCGCCTAGCTAATAACAAAAATTATCTGGAAAATGTTGTCGAACATTTAAGCATAAAGGTTAATTCATTTTTAAAATATTTTAAAATGCTAGTCATTGAGAAGTATGATAACAAGAAAATCTCTCAGAGACATTTTCTTGAAAATGATTGGATGTTTAAAGTAGCGCTATATGGAAATATTTTAGATTTTGGCCTTATTAAAAGATTAGAGTCACAAAATGCTTTCAAAATATCAGACTTGGTCGATGGGGATACTTTATATGGAGGTGCCGGCATTTCGAGGGGAAAAGATGCAAAACCTTTTCCTAATATGATTGGAATGCCAATAGTTGAAAATAGCGAAATAAATGAATATTATACCCAAGTTGATAAGGCCAACACATTAGAAGAGTCAGACGTCAATCTTGCACGTGGAAGAGAAATAGATATTTTTAAAGGAAAAAAAATTCTATTAAAAGAGCAAAGTAAGAATTGGAACAAACCAGTTATATCTTATTGTGATTCAGATTCTGTATTTCGAAAAGGAACTTTTGCAATCTCTTCACTTAATGAAGAGATTATTAAACCTCTGTATGGGTTACTTATTTCAGAAATGGCCACCTATTATATGTTTTTGATTGCTAGTGCCTGGGGCGTTGGAACTAGACCTGCTATTCGTTTTGTGGATGAGTTTTTAAAAATACCGTATAGGGAACCAGGTAAGGGTTTAAAAAATGATCTCATTAATTTGGTGAATAAATTCCTGAATCCATTCAAAAAGCATTACTCAGAATTTAATTTAGGCGAACCTGAGTTTGACGATTCTGTATTTTCTCAAATAAATAAACTAATCAATGAAGTATATGAGATTAAAGAGTATGAAAAAGATTTGATAGATTATGCTTTAAATGTTTCGAGATACCAATTTCAAGAAAGCAAACAATATTTAGTAATAGATTTTACACAACTTAACCCTGAGCATTATAGAAATAGAGATCTTGTTCTAAAAAAATATGCAGAAGTTTACCTGAAAGAGATGGGCGATCTTTATAATGCTGAATTTATCCAAATTGAAATTTATCCTTTAGACCACTTTATTGCAATGAATTTTGTGTTTTTGAGCAAAGAACCCAAAGATAAAATTATTTATCCGCAAGATAAAAATAACGAAAAAGAAGTGCTTAGAAGGTTGGCGAGTAATCTTAGTATTTCTCAGATTACCAATACAAAGGACCCTTCAAAAAACCTTTTCATTCAAAAAGATATTAAAGGCTTCGAAACTAATTCATTTTATATCATTAAACCAAATGAATATAAATGTTGGCATCGTGCCCTTGCTTGGTATGATGTTGCGGAATTCAGAAATACAATTGAGCAGGCAGAGTTGAACAGCTTAAGTAGTGAGATTAATGATTTCTGA
- a CDS encoding DUF4138 domain-containing protein, with amino-acid sequence MKNLLFISIFLSITAITKAQTSITIDTIYANDQKNVALFFPEPIRQGITGSDNFVFTYNREKEQFFGLLQAKPGRKVIFWLVNRNGSVFSYIVRYKEQLTKLNYFIPKSKSIGNEKPNVADSAKVDVSKKELGNEVYYYRKFCSYLIDRKQRIGRIKKRNEGIVLSVENIVFDKEELYFVIQIENKSTLDYDLNFLKFSVETRQKGKKKSLQLLYQEPIFKYNLPTKVVENETVKLVYVLPKFSISNDRRAVLEINEKNGERHLKLKISHRFINNSN; translated from the coding sequence ATGAAAAATCTTCTTTTTATCTCAATATTTCTAAGTATTACTGCAATCACTAAAGCCCAAACGTCTATTACAATCGATACAATATATGCCAATGACCAAAAGAACGTTGCCTTATTCTTCCCAGAACCCATCCGCCAAGGGATCACGGGTTCTGATAATTTTGTCTTCACCTATAATCGCGAGAAAGAACAATTCTTTGGACTGCTTCAGGCAAAGCCGGGAAGGAAAGTAATCTTCTGGTTGGTCAACAGAAATGGCTCAGTTTTTTCGTATATTGTAAGGTATAAAGAGCAGCTTACTAAGCTGAACTATTTTATACCGAAGTCTAAAAGCATCGGTAATGAAAAGCCCAATGTTGCTGATTCGGCAAAAGTAGATGTGTCCAAGAAAGAGTTGGGAAACGAGGTCTATTATTACAGAAAATTCTGTTCCTATCTAATTGATCGAAAGCAACGGATTGGCCGGATAAAAAAACGGAACGAGGGCATTGTTTTAAGTGTTGAAAACATTGTTTTTGATAAGGAAGAGCTTTACTTCGTAATCCAGATTGAAAATAAATCTACCTTGGATTACGATCTGAACTTCTTGAAGTTCTCGGTTGAAACGAGACAAAAAGGTAAAAAGAAATCTTTACAACTTCTTTATCAAGAGCCTATTTTTAAATATAATCTGCCGACCAAAGTAGTTGAAAATGAAACCGTAAAATTGGTTTACGTGCTGCCAAAATTTTCGATAAGCAATGACCGCAGGGCGGTTTTAGAGATCAACGAAAAGAACGGGGAAAGGCACTTAAAATTAAAAATATCGCATAGATTTATCAATAACTCAAATTAA
- the traM gene encoding conjugative transposon protein TraM translates to MKIEKNKIVFAAVLAVIFLFLISYSVMVMGDDESGNENLIETSVPKLEEDQKEYDSKLDAINDLKEVRETNAPSIYDEKLIDSLGFYDADLPEREKERIVDSIYSAGKIKYSEKSYRNIGVKKAVTKVAKVVDSAAIKAEQKIAAKEMGLEHQLFFASDPKESDISVSGTTDAVIYAVVDGDQVVKANSRLRMRLTKAATVNNKRIPKNTPIYGFISFQPNRVLIEIENIQHQPTMLKAFDLQDGSEGIYVENNFRAEVTNEVVGDMVDDINIAGVPQVSGFKKIFQRNHRNVKVTVLNNYRLILKPKL, encoded by the coding sequence ATGAAAATTGAAAAGAACAAAATAGTCTTTGCAGCAGTCTTGGCCGTGATATTCCTATTTCTGATTTCCTATTCCGTGATGGTGATGGGCGATGACGAAAGCGGGAACGAGAACCTTATAGAAACATCTGTACCTAAACTGGAAGAGGATCAGAAGGAATACGATTCCAAACTGGATGCCATCAATGATTTGAAGGAAGTGCGTGAAACCAATGCACCGAGCATCTACGACGAAAAGTTGATCGATTCCCTGGGCTTTTACGATGCCGATTTACCCGAACGGGAAAAGGAACGCATAGTGGATAGCATCTACTCCGCAGGGAAAATCAAGTATTCCGAAAAAAGCTATCGGAATATTGGCGTTAAAAAAGCTGTTACCAAGGTCGCAAAAGTAGTTGATTCAGCAGCAATAAAGGCCGAACAAAAAATTGCTGCAAAGGAAATGGGGCTGGAACACCAGTTGTTCTTTGCCTCTGATCCAAAGGAAAGTGATATTTCCGTTTCCGGCACAACGGATGCAGTAATATATGCGGTCGTGGATGGCGACCAAGTGGTCAAGGCAAATTCGCGCTTGCGGATGCGCCTGACCAAAGCCGCTACCGTTAATAACAAACGGATTCCAAAAAACACTCCAATCTACGGTTTTATCAGTTTTCAGCCCAATCGGGTGTTGATTGAAATCGAGAACATTCAACATCAACCCACAATGTTGAAAGCCTTTGACCTACAGGACGGAAGTGAAGGCATCTATGTGGAAAACAACTTTCGTGCAGAGGTAACCAACGAAGTTGTAGGCGATATGGTGGATGACATAAACATTGCGGGTGTACCACAAGTGAGCGGTTTCAAAAAGATATTTCAGCGCAATCACCGCAACGTAAAGGTTACCGTGCTCAACAATTACAGATTAATCCTAAAACCTAAATTATGA
- a CDS encoding conjugal transfer protein TraK encodes MKTPYKNIYAVLRINRFIVLAVVICSVLSSFFAVWMVFNINKKALNNAFAINTDGSIIPLKLVTQKENFKVEALAHLELFHNYFYNIDASNYEKNLEKALWLGNSSVDNLYRQKKADGVYNRLLQYSLVQKVVSIDSQIEENNGTYNFRTITIFEINRGSIIDTYELISTGNLIAVNRNFPNNPHGLLITNYFEKSLKKLNDEN; translated from the coding sequence ATGAAAACACCTTATAAAAATATTTACGCAGTCCTTAGAATTAATCGGTTCATCGTCTTGGCCGTTGTCATTTGCTCCGTTTTGTCCAGTTTCTTTGCCGTTTGGATGGTATTCAACATCAATAAAAAAGCCTTAAACAATGCTTTTGCCATCAATACCGATGGAAGTATCATCCCATTGAAACTCGTTACCCAAAAGGAAAACTTTAAAGTGGAAGCCTTGGCTCATTTGGAGCTCTTTCACAATTATTTCTACAACATCGATGCAAGCAATTACGAAAAGAACTTGGAAAAGGCACTTTGGCTGGGGAACAGTTCCGTTGACAACCTCTATCGCCAAAAGAAGGCCGATGGTGTCTATAATCGGTTATTGCAATATTCATTAGTCCAAAAGGTGGTCAGCATTGATTCCCAAATCGAAGAAAATAATGGGACTTATAATTTCAGGACGATTACCATTTTTGAAATCAACAGAGGTTCAATAATCGATACCTATGAGCTGATTTCCACCGGAAACCTGATTGCCGTGAATCGCAATTTCCCCAATAATCCGCACGGGTTGTTGATTACGAACTATTTCGAGAAATCCCTTAAAAAACTGAACGATGAAAATTGA